A single region of the Denticeps clupeoides chromosome 18, fDenClu1.1, whole genome shotgun sequence genome encodes:
- the chrm1a gene encoding muscarinic acetylcholine receptor M1: MDVSTAPTNLSCAANGTGGPPPGAFTWEMALILLITGPLSAVTIVGNLLVIISFRINFHLRTVSNYFLLSLAVADLILGAISMNLYTTYILIGQWTLGNVACDVWLAVDYVASNASVMNLLAISFDRYLSVTRPLTYRAKRTPKRAAIMIALAWGVSLVIWAPPILFWQYIVGERKVPEGECSVQFLYVPVITFCTAAAAFYLPVSIMVGLYWRVYRETEKRSRQLAGLTGTQSGTVALEASRRQQSQSSSSNTSSIRDPQPSTQTVQNSPDQGLGAQVRHCNRTPHNFTLCWRWKRIRDTGSASQSQRRDPAGSSSSSIDSDAEEDYGRAVHVPLAQISFRSDPGAEKTPNGPTAGQLPLNGAATQARQPRFTSLIREKKAARTLSAILLAFIATWTPYNIMVLVSTFCDGCVPDTLWQVGYWLCYVNSTINPVCYALCNKHFRVTFKALLLCRWREEMRKRWVQPGIG, encoded by the exons ATGGACGTCTCCACTGCACCTACAAACCTGTCCTGTGCGGCCAATGGGACGGGAGGACCTCCTCCGGGCGCCTTCACCTGGGAGATGGCTCTGATCCTCCTCATCACGGGTCCCCTCTCTGCAGTCACCATCGTTGGCAACCTCCTCGTCATAATCTCCTTCCGGATCAACTTCCACCTGCGGACGGTCAGCAACTACTTCCTGTTGAGCCTGGCTGTTGCTGACCTCATCCTGGGCGCCATTTCCATGAACCTGTACACCACCTATATTCTGATAGGCCAGTGGACGCTAGGCAACGTTGCCTGCGACGTGTGGTTGGCTGTTGACTACGTGGCCAGCAACGCCTCTGTCATGAACCTGCTGGCCATCAGCTTTGACCGCTACCTGTCAGTCACGCGGCCGCTAACGTACAGGGCGAAGCGGACACCGAAACGGGCAGCCATCATGATTGCTCTGGCCTGGGGCGTGTCTCTGGTGATCTGGGCCCCTCCCATCCTGTTTTGGCAGTACATCGTGGGCGAGAGGAAGGTCCCGGAAGGCGAGTGCTCGGTGCAGTTCCTGTACGTGCCCGTGATCACGTTCTGCACCGCCGCGGCGGCGTTTTATCTGCCCGTCAGCATCATGGTGGGACTGTACTGGCGGGTCTACAGAGAGACCGAGAAGAGGTCCAGGCAGCTCGCCGGATTAACCGGGACACAGAGCGGGACGGTGGCACTGGAG GCCAGCAGGCGGCAGCAGTCGCAGTCTAGCAgcagcaacaccagcagcatcagAGACCCTCAACCTTCAACTCAGACTGTCCAAAACAGCCCAGACCAAGGACTGGGGGCACAGGTGAGGCACTGCAACAGAACACCTCACAATTTCACACTATGTTGGAGGTGGAAGAGGATCAGGGACACAGGCTCCGCCTCCCAGTCTCAACGAAGAGACCCAGCAGGCTCAAGCAGTAGCAGCATCGATTCTGACGCTGAAGAGGACTACGGCAGGGCTGTGCACGTTCCTCTGGCACAGATATCATTCCGATCGGACCCTGGCGCAGAGAAAACTCCAAATGGGCCGACAGCCGGTCAGCTTCCCCTGAATGGCGCGGCCACCCAGGCACGCCAGCCCCGGTTCACCTCGCTGATCCGCGAGAAGAAGGCCGCGCGGACCCTGAGCGCCATCCTGTTGGCGTTCATCGCCACATGGACGCCTTACAACATCATGGTCCTGGTGTCCACCTTCTGCGACGGCTGCGTGCCGGACACGCTGTGGCAGGTGGGATACTGGCTCTGTTACGTCAACAGCACCATCAACCCGGTGTGTTACGCGCTCTGCAACAAGCACTTCCGGGTCACCTTTAAGGCCTTGCTCCTCTGCCGCTGGAGGGAGGAAATGAGGAAGAGGTGGGTCCAGCCAGGGATTGGCTGA